One window of Sphingobacteriales bacterium genomic DNA carries:
- a CDS encoding cupin domain-containing protein has product MPYTGQTFVNQKTGEVVTFTETSKETNGSHVTIKSVLKQGGGFKVNHIHPFADEIFEVISGTLSFKLNGVEETITAGHKISFPRNQAHAHWNNHPEDLVILQTITPCLDVERFLETLFGLGADGYLDQTGQPPFLQVMVWLKEVNNRTYLADIPVGVQNVLASVLTPVAKLLGYRAFYPKYTA; this is encoded by the coding sequence ATGCCATACACCGGTCAAACATTTGTCAATCAAAAAACGGGGGAAGTGGTAACTTTTACCGAAACCTCAAAAGAAACCAACGGCAGCCATGTTACCATAAAAAGTGTACTGAAGCAAGGCGGAGGCTTTAAAGTCAACCATATTCACCCGTTTGCAGACGAAATTTTTGAAGTCATTTCCGGAACACTCAGTTTTAAGTTAAACGGCGTTGAGGAAACGATAACTGCCGGCCACAAAATCAGCTTCCCCCGAAATCAGGCTCATGCGCACTGGAACAATCACCCTGAAGATCTCGTCATTCTCCAAACCATTACCCCCTGCTTAGATGTCGAAAGATTTTTGGAAACACTGTTTGGGTTAGGTGCAGACGGGTATCTCGACCAAACGGGACAACCTCCTTTTTTACAGGTGATGGTATGGTTAAAGGAAGTAAACAACCGGACTTATCTTGCCGATATTCCGGTTGGAGTTCAGAATGTACTGGCTTCTGTTCTGACACCGGTTGCCAAACTGTTGGGATATCGTGCTTTTTATCCTAAATATACCGCCTGA
- a CDS encoding ribonuclease D, translated as MSVFHKEKEIILIETRKSLNRYCEKIRQESEIAIDTEFDRNRYRYGLNLCVVQIATLNRCYIIDPIKICPTDTEFQEYLSPLWDIVNSSEVLKIIYDCSEDLKVFTKYQCNPVHFFDLKVAEKVLALSSVSFISLIKNLAGIDLNKNLQVTNWYRRPFSEAMVQYLANDVNYLIEAKQILQTQLNETGRQSWFDEEMKLIITKQAIDTEDGTNKFFNSARFKRLSEKEKFIATELWNTRTEFAKKYNIPVHFVFSEDKLYEISSALPHYSKLRDWYYEKGVHRSLKVQDNHEFVQKLKAILSQSAQITEVRETNKTYSNQQKEDFKNSTDALKIEREAFKTFMQPVQLYLEQKYDKRTQEIILSNRYVQDLFKAKKLEVLKSYAVNEILKAARELEIDLSKYLKI; from the coding sequence ATGTCTGTCTTTCATAAAGAAAAAGAAATTATCCTTATTGAAACCCGAAAATCGCTGAATCGTTATTGTGAAAAAATCCGGCAGGAGTCTGAAATAGCCATTGATACTGAATTTGATAGAAACAGATATAGATATGGGTTAAACCTTTGTGTTGTTCAGATTGCCACACTTAACCGGTGCTATATTATTGACCCCATAAAAATATGTCCTACCGATACTGAGTTTCAGGAATACCTCAGTCCGCTTTGGGACATTGTCAATAGTTCTGAGGTGTTAAAAATCATTTACGACTGCTCGGAAGACCTCAAGGTATTTACCAAATACCAATGCAACCCCGTACATTTTTTTGATTTAAAGGTTGCCGAAAAAGTATTGGCATTGTCCAGCGTTTCATTTATATCGCTGATTAAAAACTTAGCCGGAATTGATCTGAACAAAAATTTGCAGGTAACCAACTGGTACAGACGACCGTTTTCTGAAGCTATGGTGCAATATCTGGCAAACGATGTAAACTACCTCATAGAAGCAAAACAAATCCTACAAACCCAATTGAATGAAACCGGCAGACAAAGTTGGTTTGACGAAGAGATGAAACTCATCATCACCAAACAGGCCATAGACACCGAAGACGGGACTAACAAGTTTTTCAATAGTGCCCGCTTTAAACGGCTTTCTGAAAAGGAAAAGTTTATTGCTACGGAGCTTTGGAACACCCGTACAGAGTTTGCCAAAAAATACAATATTCCGGTTCATTTTGTTTTTTCGGAAGACAAGCTGTATGAAATTTCTTCTGCACTGCCACATTATTCAAAGCTACGCGACTGGTATTACGAAAAAGGGGTACACCGCAGTTTAAAAGTTCAGGACAACCATGAGTTTGTACAAAAGTTAAAAGCGATATTATCCCAGTCGGCACAGATAACTGAGGTTCGGGAAACAAATAAAACCTATTCAAATCAACAAAAAGAAGATTTTAAAAACAGCACAGATGCCCTGAAAATCGAACGGGAGGCATTTAAAACCTTCATGCAGCCTGTTCAGTTGTATCTTGAACAGAAATATGACAAACGAACTCAGGAAATTATTTTGAGCAACCGGTATGTACAGGATTTGTTCAAAGCTAAAAAGTTAGAGGTGCTGAAAAGCTATGCAGTCAACGAAATACTGAAAGCCGCCCGGGAACTTGAGATAGACCTGTCAAAGTATTTGAAAATTTAG
- a CDS encoding DUF1446 domain-containing protein, translated as MVDVRIAGAQGFYGDSPMAALSIAAQNGADFLVHDALAELTLSILQKDRQADPNLGYARDIETLAKFLIPMAHRNGIKIVTNSGGLNPYSAAQRVSEILKQQGISDFKIGIITGDDLLSRLPELQENGHELRHLDTGLPFSSNTYPVTHANVYIGAQSVAEALDLGANLVLAGRVADPCLTLGILVHRFGWKLNGNLNQSDLDRLACGIAIGHLLECGGQASGGNSYAEWPMEYPISNLGYPIAHVSEDGSAVLTKLDSEGGKVSRNTLREQLVYEIHNPARYITPDVTVDLTRIALTELAPNRVAFKGAVGFPQPENLKLAIGLNEGFISEQLFYFSWPFAYQKCLRFIEAVKEIWKRLPVKIERKEFSVLGINGISGNEAPLPPPEILEQMNELGVRVALKHTDPQAGKIAIQAITCLGLNGPPGVVSMPAWGKTNRLQLSLWPTLIPRGEVQERVTIVEI; from the coding sequence ATGGTTGATGTACGCATAGCCGGCGCGCAGGGGTTTTATGGCGATAGCCCGATGGCCGCCCTTTCGATAGCTGCGCAAAATGGAGCAGATTTTTTGGTACATGATGCACTTGCAGAATTGACTCTTTCGATTTTGCAAAAAGACCGCCAAGCTGACCCCAATCTGGGGTATGCCCGCGATATTGAAACCCTTGCAAAATTCCTTATCCCGATGGCGCACCGAAACGGTATAAAAATAGTAACCAATTCCGGAGGCTTGAACCCGTACAGTGCGGCCCAAAGAGTGTCTGAAATACTCAAACAACAAGGGATAAGCGATTTTAAAATTGGCATCATTACCGGAGATGACCTGTTGTCTCGTTTGCCCGAGTTGCAGGAAAACGGACATGAACTCCGGCATTTAGATACCGGGCTTCCATTTTCGTCAAATACATATCCTGTAACCCATGCCAATGTGTATATTGGTGCTCAGTCAGTCGCAGAAGCCTTAGATCTCGGGGCAAACTTAGTGTTGGCCGGAAGGGTAGCAGATCCGTGCCTGACCTTAGGCATACTGGTGCACCGATTTGGGTGGAAACTCAACGGCAATTTAAATCAGTCCGACCTTGACCGGTTGGCCTGTGGTATTGCTATTGGTCATTTGCTCGAATGTGGCGGGCAGGCTTCGGGCGGCAATTCCTACGCCGAATGGCCGATGGAGTACCCCATCAGCAACCTCGGCTATCCCATTGCCCACGTCAGCGAAGACGGTAGCGCGGTGTTGACCAAATTAGATTCGGAAGGCGGAAAAGTTAGCCGCAACACCCTGCGCGAGCAGTTGGTGTACGAAATTCACAATCCTGCCCGCTACATCACTCCCGATGTAACCGTTGACCTGACCCGCATTGCATTGACCGAACTTGCCCCCAACCGCGTTGCTTTTAAAGGGGCGGTGGGTTTTCCTCAACCCGAAAATCTCAAATTAGCGATTGGGCTGAACGAGGGATTTATCAGCGAGCAGTTGTTTTATTTTTCCTGGCCTTTTGCCTATCAAAAATGCCTTCGGTTTATCGAAGCTGTCAAAGAAATCTGGAAGCGGCTGCCTGTAAAAATTGAACGAAAAGAGTTTTCTGTGTTAGGCATCAACGGCATTTCCGGCAACGAAGCCCCACTGCCTCCTCCCGAAATACTCGAACAAATGAATGAGCTTGGGGTACGTGTTGCCCTGAAACATACTGATCCGCAGGCAGGTAAAATAGCCATACAGGCTATCACTTGCTTAGGGCTGAACGGGCCTCCCGGAGTGGTTTCTATGCCGGCATGGGGTAAAACCAACCGGCTTCAGTTAAGCCTTTGGCCAACCCTGATCCCTCGCGGGGAAGTACAGGAGCGGGTAACAATTGTTGAAATTTAA
- a CDS encoding sodium-dependent transporter produces the protein MTYENKDAWGSRIGLILAMAGNAVGLGNFLRFPVQAIQNGGGAFLIPYFVCFLLMGIPLLLIEWSTGRFGGKSGNHSTPYILDTMAKGRYWKYIGVFGIWTNIAVASYYCYIESWTISYVFHSIFGTFTGMSQGEVASFFTDYTNIAYSTTGIPYEAVLFYVLCLGLNTYILSRGLEGVEKVAKVGMPLLILFGLILALRGLTLGTSGASEAIPTASAWDGINFLWTPQFTSLSDPKVWLAAAGQIFFTLSVGMGTIHCYAAYLKSKDDIALNAFSAGFMNEFVEVVLGSMIVIPIAAGYLGLDWVKANAGFGMAFQTMPYLFQQWGAVLAAIAGVLWFGLLFFAGITSSLAMGTPWMGFMSDEFGWSRKNGAYSFGLLVLLLGLPTVFLYNYGVFDEYDYWAGTVALVVFALLETFVFVWIFGINRGWNEIVSGADMKVPIFFKYVIKYVTPFLLLFVFLGSLITPEGKDWTKAVSNLTSGNGWALDNSSIIKQITLADLKHQLAAATDPTVISGLEDKIFYVTGARLLLLLLFIGISTLVYIAYRKRVKENRDTP, from the coding sequence ATGACATACGAGAATAAAGATGCCTGGGGCTCGCGGATAGGATTAATTCTTGCTATGGCGGGCAACGCGGTAGGGTTGGGTAATTTCCTTCGTTTTCCGGTACAGGCCATACAAAATGGCGGCGGGGCTTTTTTAATCCCTTATTTTGTGTGTTTTTTGTTAATGGGTATCCCACTTTTGCTCATTGAATGGTCAACAGGCCGATTTGGTGGTAAATCGGGTAATCACAGTACGCCTTATATTTTGGATACTATGGCCAAAGGCAGGTATTGGAAGTATATAGGGGTATTCGGAATTTGGACTAATATTGCCGTGGCATCTTATTATTGCTATATTGAGTCCTGGACAATTTCTTATGTCTTTCACTCCATTTTTGGCACTTTTACTGGTATGTCGCAGGGAGAAGTTGCTTCGTTTTTTACCGATTATACCAATATTGCTTATTCCACTACAGGTATTCCCTACGAAGCGGTATTGTTCTATGTCCTCTGCCTTGGTTTGAATACGTATATTCTTTCAAGGGGTTTGGAAGGGGTTGAAAAAGTTGCCAAAGTGGGGATGCCATTACTTATATTGTTTGGTCTCATTTTGGCACTTAGAGGGTTAACACTTGGCACATCCGGTGCTTCAGAAGCCATTCCGACTGCAAGTGCCTGGGACGGCATAAACTTCTTATGGACTCCACAATTCACCTCGCTTTCAGATCCTAAAGTCTGGCTCGCAGCAGCGGGGCAAATTTTCTTTACACTGTCTGTCGGTATGGGAACCATACATTGTTATGCAGCTTATCTCAAATCAAAAGACGATATAGCCCTGAATGCCTTTTCGGCAGGGTTTATGAATGAGTTTGTCGAAGTGGTTTTGGGCAGTATGATTGTAATACCGATTGCCGCCGGTTATCTCGGATTGGATTGGGTAAAAGCAAACGCCGGTTTTGGAATGGCATTCCAAACCATGCCCTACCTGTTCCAGCAATGGGGCGCTGTTCTTGCTGCAATCGCCGGTGTGCTTTGGTTTGGGCTGCTGTTTTTTGCAGGTATCACTTCATCGCTGGCTATGGGTACCCCCTGGATGGGATTTATGTCCGATGAATTTGGCTGGAGTCGTAAAAACGGGGCGTATTCTTTTGGCTTACTGGTGCTTTTATTGGGCTTACCTACTGTTTTCCTTTACAATTACGGTGTATTTGACGAGTACGATTATTGGGCGGGCACAGTTGCTTTGGTGGTATTTGCCTTGCTGGAAACTTTCGTTTTCGTTTGGATATTTGGCATAAACCGTGGCTGGAATGAAATTGTCTCAGGTGCCGATATGAAAGTGCCCATTTTCTTTAAGTATGTCATCAAATACGTAACTCCATTCTTATTGCTGTTTGTCTTTTTAGGTTCGTTAATCACTCCCGAAGGGAAAGACTGGACTAAAGCCGTGAGCAATCTCACATCCGGCAACGGATGGGCCCTGGACAATTCTTCAATCATTAAGCAAATCACACTTGCCGACCTGAAACATCAACTGGCAGCAGCAACCGATCCTACCGTTATTTCCGGACTGGAAGACAAAATATTTTATGTTACAGGGGCAAGGTTATTGCTACTGCTGCTGTTTATCGGCATTTCTACCTTAGTCTATATTGCATATCGTAAACGCGTCAAAGAAAACAGAGACACACCATGA
- a CDS encoding Crp/Fnr family transcriptional regulator produces the protein MSLALRTAFEKIAKLTESEYDYITSHFSPKIIHKKEHVFVAGEICKLAVYCERGCFRKYFVNDRGDDIVVDFAVEDYWIGDLNSLINKVPTLYSFQALEDSLVQITPYSNWEKISSEIPEFRRERYAKENRNHSKSVEQLTIEKYATAEEKYERMMQRFPGITNRVAAIHIASYLGIKPESLSRLKKKFARKKS, from the coding sequence ATGTCACTTGCGCTAAGAACAGCATTTGAAAAAATAGCAAAACTCACCGAATCAGAGTACGACTATATCACTTCTCATTTCAGCCCGAAAATTATACACAAGAAAGAGCATGTTTTTGTTGCGGGTGAAATTTGCAAACTTGCGGTATATTGCGAACGGGGGTGTTTCAGAAAGTATTTTGTCAACGACCGAGGCGATGATATTGTGGTGGATTTTGCGGTTGAAGATTATTGGATTGGTGATTTGAACAGCCTAATCAACAAAGTTCCAACACTTTATAGCTTTCAGGCACTCGAAGACTCATTAGTTCAGATAACTCCATATTCCAATTGGGAAAAAATATCCTCAGAAATACCCGAGTTCAGAAGAGAGCGATATGCCAAAGAAAACCGCAACCACAGCAAATCGGTAGAGCAATTGACCATCGAAAAATACGCGACTGCCGAAGAAAAATATGAAAGAATGATGCAGCGGTTTCCGGGAATAACCAACCGAGTGGCCGCTATTCACATTGCTTCTTATTTGGGGATTAAACCAGAATCGCTGAGCAGGCTCAAAAAAAAGTTTGCCCGGAAAAAATCTTAA
- the ubiG gene encoding 3-demethylubiquinone-9 3-O-methyltransferase produces the protein MENFISDNVYRQIDNDLYNEPGDIWWKENSVLYLLKTSVNPCRFPYYLNMYKNVLGLDPKGKTALDVGCGGGILAEEFAAAGFAVTGIDPSENSLHTARQHANYSGLNIDYRTGVGEHLEFEDNLFDVVYCCDVLEHVRDLPKCIAEISRVLKPGGVFFYDTFNRNFLSKLIVIKLWQEWPATAFMPPNLHVYEMLIKPSELKQMMEQNGLGQINMKGMAPNVSPFKMISLLRQRAKGKLTYAELGSKFQLKESNDMMVGYMGYAVKK, from the coding sequence ATGGAAAACTTCATTTCAGACAACGTGTACCGTCAGATTGACAACGACCTTTACAATGAACCGGGTGATATTTGGTGGAAAGAAAACAGTGTACTCTACTTGTTGAAAACCTCTGTTAACCCATGCAGGTTTCCTTATTACCTGAATATGTACAAAAACGTGTTAGGGCTTGACCCCAAAGGTAAGACTGCCCTGGATGTTGGTTGCGGCGGTGGTATTCTTGCCGAAGAGTTTGCCGCAGCAGGATTTGCAGTTACCGGTATTGACCCTTCTGAAAACTCCCTTCATACAGCCCGTCAACATGCGAATTACTCGGGGCTAAATATTGACTACCGAACCGGAGTTGGTGAACACCTCGAATTTGAAGACAATCTTTTCGATGTGGTATATTGTTGTGATGTGCTCGAACATGTGAGAGATTTGCCCAAATGTATTGCCGAAATTTCGAGAGTACTCAAGCCCGGCGGTGTGTTTTTTTATGATACCTTTAACCGGAATTTCCTCAGTAAGCTGATCGTCATTAAATTGTGGCAGGAATGGCCGGCCACTGCTTTTATGCCTCCCAACCTTCATGTGTATGAAATGTTGATCAAACCCTCTGAGCTGAAGCAAATGATGGAGCAAAACGGGTTGGGGCAAATCAATATGAAAGGGATGGCACCCAATGTCAGCCCTTTTAAAATGATTTCGCTACTGCGCCAAAGAGCAAAGGGAAAACTGACTTATGCCGAACTGGGCAGTAAATTTCAACTGAAAGAGAGCAACGACATGATGGTTGGATATATGGGCTATGCAGTTAAGAAATAA